In Sorghum bicolor cultivar BTx623 chromosome 10, Sorghum_bicolor_NCBIv3, whole genome shotgun sequence, one genomic interval encodes:
- the LOC110431151 gene encoding uncharacterized protein LOC110431151: MRYAPDESNTEKKKMYFFKKGLSTRLKVALSGHTCYTLREMINKALEMERDRLEADAQYKEKKRRSESSSRGPAPQRPRAHVPPLSRPRSAQGAAPAPSRGGGTHTANYHRPTQSHPVQSTSMWKAAAPTSTGSVPFACFNCGQPGHKAAYCPAKTAPPPAPAAARQTPAQGTLCKPAVGATRGRLTHLTAQDAQDAPDAVYDSHESTTYPCHHGRYL; encoded by the exons ATGAGGTATGCTCCAGATGAGTCCAACactgagaagaagaagatgtaCTTCTTCAAGAAGGGTCTGAGTACGCGCCTCAAGGTGGCCCTCTCGGGACACACCTGCTACACCCTCCGGGAGATGATCAACAAGGCCCTGGAGATGGAGAGGGACCGCCTGGAGGCCGATGCTCAGTACAAGGAGAAGAAGCGCCGGTCCGAGAGTTCTTCTCGTGGCCCGGCACCCCAGAGGCCACGTGCTCACGTGCCCCCTCTGTCACGCCCCCGCTCTGCTCAGGGTGCTGCACCGGCTCCGAGTCGAGGAGGTGGTACCCACACCGCCAACTACCACCGCCCCACTCAGAGCCACCCTGTGCAGAGTACCAGCATGTGGAAGGCCGCTGCACCCACCTCCACAGGCAGTGTGCCTTTCGCTTGCTTCAACTGTGGTCAGCCAGGCCACAAGGCTGCCTACTGCCCGGCGAAGACTGCTCCACCACCTGCCCCAGCTGCCGCCAGGCAGACACCTGCTCAGGGCACACTTTGCAAGCCAGCTGTGGGAGCCACCCGCGGCCGTCTCACACACCTGACAGCACAGGACGCTCAGGACGCCCCCGACGCGGTGTACG ATTCGCACGAGAGCACAACCTACCCGTGTCACCACGGAAGGTACCTATAG